In Carassius carassius chromosome 7, fCarCar2.1, whole genome shotgun sequence, one genomic interval encodes:
- the LOC132143869 gene encoding arylamine N-acetyltransferase, pineal gland isozyme NAT-3-like → MDLKEYLNKIGFTGQYDKADLDNLFTIHKLHVMNIPFENLSIHSGEKNTMDLHIIYDKIVKSNRGGWCCENNHLFSWVLKEMGYKFTTLGSKVFTLDSHLVNLVEIDGKQYIADVSFGVSGQIWHPLELISGKDQPQPPGVFRLINNGMQWVLEKTSRKKLIQDKAFDDSSLIDKRLTKTLYSFTLTPRDVDHFRKMSDCLQISPDSLFMLKSICSLQTATGFRALIGWTYSEVTFKENSDLVDMKEIPDCEIEALLRDKFNVVLVNKFTPKNNKANYCI, encoded by the coding sequence ATGGACCTGAAAGAGTACTTGAACAAGATTGGGTTTACTGGCCAATATGACAAAGCTGACCTGGACAATTTGTTCACCATCCACAAGCTGCATGTTATGAATATTCCATTTGAGAACCTCAGCATCCATTCTGGCGAGAAGAACACTATGGACCTGCACATCATCTATGATAAAATAGTCAAGAGCAATCGGGGAGGCTGGTGTTGTGAAAACAACCACTTGTTCTCATGGGTCCTGAAGGAGATGGGTTACAAATTCACTACACTAGGCTCCAAAGTGTTCACCTTGGACTCTCATCTCGTCAATCTGGTGGAGATTGATGGGAAGCAGTACATTGCAGATGTGAGCTTTGGAGTGTCGGGCCAAATCTGGCATCCCTTAGAGTTGATCTCAGGTAAAGACCAGCCACAGCCTCCAGGTGTATTCCGCCTCATAAATAATGGGATGCAGTGGGTTTTGGAGAAGACCAGCAGGAAGAAATTGATCCAAGATAAGGCCTTTGATGATTCCAGCCTCATTGATAAACGGCTCACCAAAACATTATACTCCTTCACATTAACACCCCGTGATGTAGATCATTTTCGAAAGATGTCCGATTGCCTGCAGATTAGTCCAGACTCTCTGTTCATGCTCAAATCCATTTGCTCCCTTCAGACAGCCACAGGCTTCAGAGCTCTGATTGGTTGGACGTACAGCGAGGTCACATTTAAAGAGAATTCAGACTTGGTGGACATGAAAGAAATCCCAGACTGTGAGATAGAGGCTTTACTAAGGGACAAGTTTAACGTGGTGTTAGTTAATAAATTCACACCCAAAAACAACAAAGCTAATTATTGCATCTAG